A segment of the Stigmatopora nigra isolate UIUO_SnigA chromosome 15, RoL_Snig_1.1, whole genome shotgun sequence genome:
GTCGACTTCTACAACAAACTTTCTGAGGTGTGTGTTTGAATGGGTTTACCTGTGTTAATTTGACATTTGGATGTCACAGTATGTCATAAAAATTTCAACGAAGTACTACCTTAAATAATCATGTACGCAATGTAGTGATAGTTGAAgacgtgatatttgagggattactgtatatggaCCTTGTGAGTATATATTCTTCCATGTACACTAAGCACTATACAATTGTGAACACTAACACTGTGCTGAAAAATGgcaatagaaaaaaagtactGAATTGATTTAAACACAttgtaaatgcaaattaaattaaaaaaaaatgcacacaaatcTCTAAAATGTGTTGGTTTAAATCTTATACTGTGTATGTACATACCGTCCTTAGTTAAATACAACCGAACtgtaaataaaagaataaaacaaacatcACCAACCATAACAATGTGACTATCAAAACATTTGCGATCCATTCGAAAGTAATATTTTAGTATCAAAACGTTGATACTCTTCACAACAAATTCAGTGCAGTATAGTTTATACATTTTCAGGATGTGGGGGTCATAAAATATGATTGCtaatgaaaaatgttgttaCTGAGGATGTCCCTATACTGATATTTTGATTTTAGCTCGGCATGTCTTCAAGATATGTTTTGCTAATACCAATTTGATACTGAGCTGATGCCTGTACTTTTTTACCAgtgaaaatgatgcaaaaatatTGCAACCAGTATACAATATATCATACTTTTTGCATTTATCTTTGTGTCTATGACTGCATGTCTCAGTTCAACGTGGATAAGGAAGCAGGCGACCGACAGATCTACCACCGCTACTGTTTGGAGCGAGCAGCTGCCCACTGTGCACACGTCTTCACCACTGTGTCCCAGATCACAGCCATTGAAGCAGAACACCTGCTAAAAAGGAAACCAGGTTGGTGATGCGCTCCTCCAACACCATACTTATCAGACACTTGGCGTCcatgcacaaaaataaataaatggcagAATGCCATTCTCTGTAATGGacttttaatgcttttttcCATCCAATGAAGTACCAAAATTGATGTGCTTTTTTTCAAGGTTAAAAGTTTTGGCATCACAGAAAAATGTTCTTTATAAATCATAAGCAATTTCAGTTTAACCCTTTGACTGCCCCATGCTGGGAGGATTTatacttccaaaaaaaatgtcttttataaTAATGGGCATACAGTAAATCTCTGCTTCAATTTTGTATTGACAGACATCGTCACTCCCAACGGTCTCAATGTAAAGAAATTCTCAGCTGTGCATGAATTTCAGAACCTCCATGCACAGAGCAAGAATCGCATTCAGGAGTTTGTCAGGGGACACTTTTATGGGTCAGAAACTTATACATTTTCTGAAGAactaattgtttttgttgtatttctgCAAATGTGATTTTGCAACTGGGAAATAGTGGTCTTAATTCAGCTTATGTGGATGATTTTTAATCAACTTCAGGCACCTTGACTTCAACCTGGACAAGTGCGTATTCCTCTTCATTGCTGGAAGATATGAATTCTCCAACAAAGGAGCAGACATCTTTTTGGAGTCTTTGGCTAGGCTTAACTACCTGCTAAGAGTAAGTATTCTTTGAGGATTTTTCATGAATTAACCTCTCAAACACGTGCATTTCCCATAACTGCAGGTCAACCACAGCGATGTGACCGTCATTGCGTTTTTCATTATGCCGGCACGGACAAACAACTTCAATGTGGAGACCTTAAAGGGTCAAGCGGTCAGGAAACAACTCTGGTGAGAATGCAGTTTTGAATATATTTGATAGGACAAAGTATTGCGAACACGATgttgtacagtcatacctctacttacgaatgcctctaggtacaaaaGTTTCAAGttacgattttttttatgtgcaaataaatgactcaagatacgaaaaagatccaatttACGAAATCCCAGCATTCATATGCTTTAGTATttgttttaagacattaataaatcacaaAGTTACACATGAAGTATAATGATATAATACACATTTCAGCagtgcagggcacattttcatatgctttatttgttttaatacattaataaatcatttccttacaatttttctcattttgctgtctttcctcacatctttcatacaaaattgggacactttgaccaattttattaagtttagttggtagttatgCAAGAAATGTGGaacaaatttgagaatttacatataaagtaaacTTCTACTTTCTACTCTTTTCATGAACAGGGATACTGCTCAAACAGTAAAGGAGCGTTTTGGGAAGAAACTTTACGAGTCTCTTCTAGTGTaagagaacttttttttaaatcttctaCCTATATATGTGTTTGGATTATCCTTATACTGCAAATTGATCTATTCTTAATTCATGGGTATTCTTTAGTGGGCAGCTACCTGATGTGTCAAAGATGCTGGACAAAGAAGACTTCACCATGATGAAGCGTGCAATCTTTGCCACTCAAAGACAGTGTCAGCCTCCAGTCTGCACTCATAACATGTTGGAGGACAGCGGCGACCCCATTCTCAACTCTGTGCGCCGCATTGGGCTTTTCAACAGCGCTGCTGACCGTGTAAAGGTATGTTTGCTCCTCTTGTAGCATCACAATGCAACATTTTTGACTCTCGATTCCACTATGGGAATCCACAGATACAGATACTTCACCAATACTACATTTTGAAAACatgtacaaaatatttttttcctgtaaaataaTTGCTATTGCGGCTTAGTCAGATTCTCTTTATCAACTCTTGTGACAATACATGAATTAACTCCTATAAAACTTGATATTTTGGAagtggaggtaccactgtatttttaaATCAGGGCAACATATCTGTTACTAATAAGCATGttgcacacacacattaattTTTCTATTTGCACCCAGATTATATTCCATCCAGAGTTCCTATCTTCCACCTCACCTCTACTTCCGATGGATTACGAAGAATTTGTAAGAGGTTGCCACCTGGGCGTTTTCCCCTCTTACTATGAACCTTGGGGCTACACACCAGGTTTGATCCATTCATACtagtacattttaaatgaaattataaCTATAAACCAATCTCTTCTGTCACTTTTAGCCGAGTGTACTGTCATGGGAATTCCATCAATCTCAACAAACTTGTCAGGCTTTGGTTGTTTCATGGAGGAACACATAGCAGATCCCTCAGCATATGGTgggctttttttccagttttaatcattttaactaAATTGAAAAGTCTGCTGACTTTTTTTGAATTTTGACTTTTGCAGGAATTTACATCCTGGATCGACGGTATCGAGGGGTGGACGAATCGTGTAACCAGCTCACGTCTTTTCTGTTCCAGTTCTGTAAGCAGAGTCGACGTCAGAGGATCATCCAGAGGAACCGAACGGAGCGTCTAAGCGACCTCCTTGATTGGAGATACCTCGGCAGGGTAGGTGTCAAGATGAGTGTTTCTCAACCATTTTTGAACGGCAGTACACCAGCtgaaaatctaatctaatttaaaacaGTTTCCTCTAAGAAACATACACAAAACCTGTCTTTCACACCAACCTTATGTCGCCAAAAGTGAAAGTCTAcagaccctgaacaacttccagttcacctgatgtaaaaataagtaattttATTCTCGTAAAGACTTCAAGATGACTTCAATCCTTTAATGGGGTTGCAGTAGCAGTAGCCTCTCCACTACTGATTAGGTAATAGGACAGTTTAGGAgggatctaggcaaggaagatgatttttaaatcttttttttatctaggtctacaatgtcttctgtgtcttgaaAAAAAGATCTAATCTGATCTAATCTAAAACTAGTTTTTTGGTTACGCAAACTTGATGGCCTTGTTGGGAAACATTGGTCTATATCAgcggtagggaacctatggctcgggagccatatgtggctcttttgataggtgtatatagctctccgctaacctgtgtggtaaaatatttactttcaaagtggtgaaatgattaataaatgcatACAATTTCacgtatttttacttttaaattataagtatggctctcaaggaataatgtttgaaaatatgaattgtttatgtctctcttcgtcaaaaaggatCTAGTCTGCAATGaaagttttattcattttaaacccattttttttccctttcttggcTTCAGTATTACGTAACTGCACGTCACATGGCCTTGGCTAAAGCCTTCCCTGACACCTTCTTGTATGAACCTCATGATCACACCACAGTAAGTCAATTTATATTggattattctttttaatttttggaagaaaaaaaatccaaatatatttatatatatattctctcATTTCCTCAGGCATCAGGTTTCCGCTACCCCCGTCCCGCCTCCGTACCGCCTTCCCCGTCCCTCTCCCGCCACTCCTCCCCCCATCACAGTGACGTGGAGGACaatgacgacgatgacgacgaacGTTACGatgaagatctggaggcggaaaAGGACAGAGTGAATATTCGCCAGCCGTTCAAAAACAAGATTTCTGGGGCTTACAAGGCCAATGGCAATGGCAACGGTGTCacgggtgaaaaaaaatgacactataTAATCACCTAagagattttggatgacagattaagagagaaaattatatatatatataaatggctTGATGTGAATATGCGTCTTCCCAGCTTGTACCTCAGAAATTTCAACATACCTGCCAAGTTTTGATAATTTCAAACCAGCCAGCAGTGCTAAAAGTGTTTTGTTGTCAAGAATAAGCAGCATATGACAATTAGAAAAAGTCATAATTGCTGTATTTTACTAACATAATGTATAATTAAACTAGATTACTTAAATTTCCCAATTACACTGTGCTGAACACTCAATTTgtagcactttttttctgtctatcaAATGCCTTGTTTGCTAGAAAAccacaaaatagaaaaatgttacaaaaaaaactgtggcctttttgtgttttgattttatttccaCGCCTTAAATTTCTGCTGTGATTACTGTGAAATATCTTACACTCCTGCTTATCTGCTTGTGAATTGGTCAAGTATTTATTATTGAAAGGGATGATAAGGATGTGAAAGCTGGAGTTGGAGGGATCtcaatgattgcaattttgtttgaaatgagtttaaaatcagaggaaagaaaaagtatttttcaagaTTTACATACACTCCCTGTGAGAGTTTTatcggttttttttttaaatcttgcaTCATGTTGTCCGACTTATAATAAAGATTCAAAATACTTGTCAaagttttaaatgataaatggtctttctttttttgtttgttttttttattaagctaTAAAGGCCTGTATGGATGTTTATGTGACAACAAAAGTACACCATATCCACATTTCACCTCAATTTGTAGTACTTCAATGCCTTAGCATAAGTAGACTCGACCTCCGTGACCTTTGcaaactgaaagaaaaaaaatgaaaaaagggtTACTATATTTTTGTGAACATTCTCATATCTCGAATTGatcatatgtcggggcactcatatgtcgaggtattacctAATAAAGAAGTACACGTTTGTAGCAGAAAATCCAAAAAGTGAAGGTATATTTTTCCAATAGCTTTGAAGCTAAACTATCCTTCAATCATTCAATTAGTACTAGTAACTTAGTACTTAGTACTCTATGTGTCAATTATGTGTAAATCATTCAAATTGACTTGTTGAAGTAGTTCTCTTTGGGGTATGGTTCTTTAACTACTGCCTATCATTTGAAAAAACTTACACTGAAACCTGAAAAGTGTGAAACCTACCAAGTAAACTGTTCCAAAACGAGTTGTATGTTGCACTACCAGTTACGGCACCGAGTTGAGCCGGATTCTTCCTTACTGTGTGAACTGAGAAACCATTAAGCCCCATCACTTCTACTTCCACCAGGTGATAATCGCTCAACCTGAACACCAAAGAAGAAAACATTGCAAGGTTCCATTTGTTctaaagaaaatgagatgaaaactCACGCCGTGTCGGATACAATCTCTCCCTGAACGCCGTTAAATCCGAGTTTCCCCGCAGCCACTGCTGCCGCCGCCATGGTATTGACATTGTTGGGGGCCAAGGGGCACAGGTCAGCCACTGAACCTCTGAATAAAACCCGCCTACCTTCTCCTTCCGTCCAGTCAGACAGGACATCTCCTGTTAGACGGAAGCAGGACGGATGCTTGGACATTCTTATGAACAAAGCCTGGACACATGCAAAGAGAtgaggattatttttttgtttttgttttggagaTTTGTTTAAGGCCATCTGGTACGATAAATTGGTCAAAAGTTTCCAATTTGGACAAATGGcaactttttaaatgtagtaaAAGACGCATGATCTAATTTCATTGGTTGATTTGGTCATTAATTTCAATAGTAATTTTTCTGgggtgtattttatttttattagttgctaattagtcttgaaaatatgttcttttatacattttattaagATACAAAATTGTATCATCTCgtctttaaatataaatatataaaatgagaCAACTgggtagttagctgggataggccccagcaccccccgtgaactttgtgcgtttcagaaaatgaacaaataaaatgaaaaaaaaaagataatattatcccattttgttcaattAACTTAAGTAAGTGTAATGCCAGAAAATGCTTAACAGATCCGCCTCTTACTTCTGAGATCGGGGTTCAAACCCCCGCCCCTCATTATGAGTTAAACAATCTCTCAATATAATCCATATCAAAATAAACgttgtctcatttaattatCACTATTCATCAATAAGTCATAGAATTGTGTCAGCTTTTGTTGACAAACATTGGAGCTGGAAGATGTCATTTTACCTGCAAGGCCCCGCTATCATTCAATCTCTGGATGTCCTGGCCACCCCATAATGCACCACTAGGGACATAGAGCGTTTTTCCATTCACTTTCGCCGTCTGACGAAGTTTCTCATTCAGCTCATGATCAGCTAGAACTGAGGGGGACCCAACCTACAGGAAGAACATTTTAATCAATTGTCTCCTCCTGCCAATCAACAGACAACAAAATGATatcaaataattcatttttattgaattaataataaatatagtaATTCATAATGGTTATGCTAACTGCATAAGCAGCAAAAGCACAAGCCTCAAGTATTAAGAAGGTGattaaatagagaaaaatgaaaatataccaTAAAatgtgagtgagagagaaaatGAACCCCACATTCTTGGACCACCTGAGGATGGCACACTTCCACAATGATGTCACAGTTCCTAA
Coding sequences within it:
- the aspdh gene encoding aspartate dehydrogenase domain-containing protein, with protein sequence MATKSSSLRVGIVGFGHLGQYLVERIIKDGADVGLTLAFVWNRNWEKLKGLVPEELVLRNLSSFTDRNCDIIVEVCHPQVVQECGVHFLSHSHFMVGSPSVLADHELNEKLRQTAKVNGKTLYVPSGALWGGQDIQRLNDSGALQALFIRMSKHPSCFRLTGDVLSDWTEGEGRRVLFRGSVADLCPLAPNNVNTMAAAAVAAGKLGFNGVQGEIVSDTALSDYHLVEVEVMGLNGFSVHTVRKNPAQLGAVTGSATYNSFWNSLLVCKGHGGRVYLC
- the gys1 gene encoding glycogen [starch] synthase, muscle; protein product: MPLARSLSVTSLPGMEEWDEDFDLEDAVLFEIAWEVANKVGGIYTVIQTKARLTSEEWGENYFLVGPYIESNVRTQVELIEPTNPVLKRTIDKMNSSGCKVYFGRWLIEGSPYVVLIDVGFTAWSLDTWKSELWELCDIGVPWFDREANDAVLFGFLTAWLLGEYAAQSEDTPHVVAHFHEWLAGLGLVLCRHRQLPIATIFTTHATLLGRYLCAGNVDFYNKLSEFNVDKEAGDRQIYHRYCLERAAAHCAHVFTTVSQITAIEAEHLLKRKPDIVTPNGLNVKKFSAVHEFQNLHAQSKNRIQEFVRGHFYGHLDFNLDKCVFLFIAGRYEFSNKGADIFLESLARLNYLLRVNHSDVTVIAFFIMPARTNNFNVETLKGQAVRKQLWDTAQTVKERFGKKLYESLLVGQLPDVSKMLDKEDFTMMKRAIFATQRQCQPPVCTHNMLEDSGDPILNSVRRIGLFNSAADRVKIIFHPEFLSSTSPLLPMDYEEFVRGCHLGVFPSYYEPWGYTPAECTVMGIPSISTNLSGFGCFMEEHIADPSAYGIYILDRRYRGVDESCNQLTSFLFQFCKQSRRQRIIQRNRTERLSDLLDWRYLGRYYVTARHMALAKAFPDTFLYEPHDHTTASGFRYPRPASVPPSPSLSRHSSPHHSDVEDNDDDDDERYDEDLEAEKDRVNIRQPFKNKISGAYKANGNGNGVTGEKK